The genomic window cagtataaaaataaatattttaaatattttacctgGGCGTCCAGATTCTTTCATTGATTCCAAAAAACAGATCAGATCATCTGTTTTCACCTTATTTCCCCACCAATAGGGAATTCCAGGCCATAGCTCCTTATGACTATGCACAGCAGTCTCATTTTCGTATGAGACAATAACTCTATAACCATGTCTCCAAAGTTGCTTCAATGTCAAGAGTTCCTAAAAGGcattcagaattggaaaagattactGATAACCAGTAGGCTTGGGTTTGAAGGAGTTTCAGCTCTCCTGACTGCAAAAATTACTACACCTCTGTTGACAATAgttacatggatttttttttaaactaaaaataatttcaggCACATATTTACAAAAGAAATGGCTTTTCCTCATAAAGatcattattagaaataatagtTGTTTTGAGTTATAACACAATATAATGCAAATATCAATGTCTTATCGATAAAGTCATGCTCAAAACACCAATCTTTCCCATTTTCTACCCACAACATTTGTAAGATTCTATACTTAGAGCAACTACCAAAAACAGCATTGTTATAACACCTAATGAGTAATACTCTCTAGAAGTGAAGAATGTTGACATTAGACATCTTAGATTTGGAAGAGATTTCaggggccatctagtccaaaaaaCTCCTACACAGGAATTCCCTCTATAGCATTCCCAGCATAGGGTCAtccatccagcctttgcttgaagatgcTTGGAAAATCGCTACATCCCAGTTCTTGCCTTTCAGTTCAAGATTGATGCCAAAAGCATGAGTAtggttcatcctttgtttttacaACTAAAGTTATTCAGATATAAGCTTTTCTTATGAGGGCGGCAATTGTGAAGGAACGGTTAGAATACCCAATGCTTAAAGTTGTTTGAATGCTGTTTTTGAAACTTGCTgtctgagcctgtttcctcatctgagaaattCAGATATCAGCACCTGCCTTACCTACCTGGTGGAGTTTTTAGATAACAGATATGACCTTATTTTATCATCTTCCTAGCAGAATGGGAGATAGATGGCtgtgtttttccccattttacagtttgggaaactgaggcagttaagtTTGATTAGGATCAGAGCTAGTTCTtgaagctatatttgaaatcagatcttcctgatttaagGCCTCTGGATAGGTATAGAAGTGGGACATGGGATTACACTAGTATATAAAATTCCTCTAAAAGAACAAGTCAGCATCATCTCTACTATTTATGATCTTAGAAAGCTGAATAAAAACTGAGAGATTAAGCAACTTCCCTAGAATCACAGAACTAATAAACATTGGAAGCAAAACTTGAACTAGTCTCTGACTTCAAAgtgaactctatccactggggCCACAGTCTATCAAAAACTAAAGTTCTGTACAAatgtatatacaattatatagtataacatacagtataaatatgaatatgatatataaatatatatacaattatatagtATGTCTTACTATTATTAAATCCAAtccattttatgcatttctgcTTATTCTTTGGTCTCTTATTGGCATGTCAAACCACCTTTCGTTTGTCTCTGAGCCTAATAAttagaagataaaaaatatattcaaaaaaagCACAAATTTTCATACTACatgtgggtaaaaaaaaaaaatcttatttctcaTCACTAGGCCTCAGTGAAACTGCTTATCCTTTAATAGCATAAAAAGGGCTATTGTTTTGTTGGAGGTAGggagatatgtatatgtatttgaatTTAAACAAGAGATACGAACACTACATCATTCCAAGTCACAGTATATTTAATTATGATGCCATTCATTTGAGAAAATTCTAGCCATGAAATGAAGAAAACCTCAAATCTTAAGGAAGAAGGACTGTAACTCTGCTGACATTTAGATTAGTTATTGTAACAACTATTAGCCTCTGTGGGAACTCCTTGTTTATGCAGGAAGTTTTGAaagccctcaaaaaaaaaatcagagcaacctattttaaaaagttcaagcaGAAAATTGACAAGAGAGAACAGTATGTTCATATTTTTGGAGCTTATTAAGCATATTATGCTGTATCTTTATGAACTTGGATTAAACATCACTATAAAATGtgataggaaaataatttcatgtgcaatcagcTCTCAATAaccttgggttttgttttgttttaatctggGTTAACAAATGCTGCTTTTATTTAGGTTTATGGATCACATCTGAAGTACTTTGCTTAATTACTTGCTTTGTGGTCATAGCCTCCtgggatttagaattgaaagagatcTAGGAAATCACCTAAtccctctctcattttacagatgaagaaaccagcCTGGAAAAttggaatgactttttttttaaggctaCAGAAGTAATATTTACAAGCATACAGCACATTTTTTCTTAGAAGGCTTTCTGTGCAAGCTATGTATCTAGACTTTCCTGATTCCTGTAAATAATagccctccccccaccaaaaaaaagtgccttgtatttattttatagatacttGTATGCAATTATCTGTATGAAACTCTTTAATCTGATTGTACAACTTCACCACCTACTCAGTGGCTTTGCCCCCAGTGAGTCAATAGGGCTACTATGTGCTTAGCATTATAGTGTATCCTTGTATCCTTGGAAAAGTTAAGAAGCAAGAGGAAGGCAATCTATCATAACATCCTGCCACATCAGCTAAAAAcaagggaaatattttattttattttttattttttttaacactgaGAGGATTCCAGGAAATAGTGTACACACCAACAAAACATAGCAATATCTTTTGAAGCTATTGATGCAatgcatagagcaccaggcctggagacaggaagacctaatctaatttcattttcttattatctCTATGATCCTGTGTCACTTTAAccactttgcttcagtttcttcaactataaaataaaacctGCTTCACAAGGTTTTTCtgaagatccaatgagataagccatataaacaaaaaaaaaaaaaaaaaaatcacctcacaGCCACCTGTGACAGTCTGGTGACAAAATTTTCTGTCCTAACTTGGTTTGGTCCAACAATGATAGATATATAGCAGTACATCACCAAGCCTAAAATTTAATCCTTTCTTTCTTGGGACCTGTTAAGGACTTAGATTCTACTACTAGTTTTTGTGAACCCAGGGTTTCTTTCACAGCATTATGAGGACTTCAGTAGAAAATTGTTCAGCTACTTAGTATAAAAACTCTGTCTTTTAGAGATTGAGTTGCTATCTAGGTTGTTGAGGGTTTTATCCCTTTAAGTACTAAAAAAAGCTTGAGTTTTAATCACTTGAGATAgctacacatatacacatctaacaagcaaattaataaaacaaattcctaAACAAATTTGAGCAGCAGTGAAAAGAATACTGTATTTAGAGTCATAAGGTACTTTCTTTGGGcttctatatttttcatatataaaatgagggggttgtaaTAATAAACTCTAAATTCTATCTCTAACAATGTGTTCcatgaataaatatgtatttgaatTTTGAACTAAATTTTTAGGttcataaaatcataggtctATACCTGGAAGGAACTCAGAAGCTATCtaattcaactccttcattttagagatgaggaaactaaggtccaggaAGGTTAAATCCAATGTCACTTAGTAAGTgccagaggtggaatttgaacacaggtcctctaACTCAAAGACATTGTAAATCATAATTGCTTCAAGTTCTACTAGGTTTTACTTGGCATCCAAGAGCTCAACaaccttctcaaaaaaaaaaaaaaaaaagaaagaaagaaagaaactttaacatgtaaagatatttgccaggggaagaaagaaaggaatgcatttactaagcacctgtTATGTATTAGGTACTCTGCTAAGTGAACAAAAGCCACCTGAGGATTTAACTCTCTTCATTCATTCAAGCTGGGCCTACTTAGTTGTTCTAGGGAAACTATTGTCAATTTTCTGCATAAACTTCTTTAACTAATTTGTtgctctaaactttttttttttttttttttttaaagagaaccaTCAGATTGCTATTTATCACTATAGCTCAGGAGTTTATCTCGGTATCAGAGAGAGTTGCAGATACTCTCACAGGAATTAAGGACCATTCTGCCTTATATCTTCTTTAgaacttggggttttctttatcTCACATCTGGAGTTTTCTCAGCCCAagttttttttgggggttttttgtgtttttttactcagtcaaggaaaaaaaaactggaggaatatgaaatatttcacttaCACCTCTGGGACATAGtgtttttccaaaaatattttttatacagGTGACAAGATACTGATGAAGTTCATCTGTCATTCCTTCAAAATTCCTGCAGGCCAATATCACCACCTCCTTAGGGTGATTCTGTAACCACTCTGAGATGTCTGTTAAGGTAtcctatgaaagaaaaaaattcaaaaacatctGAAAGGTACAAATAGAGCTCAATATTGAGAAGATAATATTCTTGCTTTTAGGTTGaaactattaaataattttaagtcTTCAAACTATCAAATTGCTGttcttaaaataaggaaattatatttctgTAAAATAGTTCCCAACCTAAGCAGTTATATTTAACTATAAAACACAAAGTTAGATTGAAAAAAAGTGATAGgcaattacataaaattaaaattgtggCAATCTTCCCACTCCATCAAAGTCAGTTctgttaaaaaggttttgcattgaACCCTGAGAGTTcagtaaatagaaatatattgacTCATGGCAATGGATAATTCTAAAGACCTACATGGAAAAAGTTCTGAGTACATGTCTTCAAAGTATCCACATCAGAAATAGCAAACAATTCACTGAGTTTTGGCATCATTCTAAAAGATATAGCCAAATTTGCGTGATCTAATCCCTCTTTTCAAGGCATGTAACAACAGTCTTGTAAATTGTACAGGCCTTTACTGACAGGATattgataagaaaacaaaaaaactaatgccATTTTGTTTCAACCATCCAAACCTTGCCATGAATAGATTTCacttatgaaagaaaatgatagaaaacatAGCCCAATGGGAACCAGATTTCAAAGCATATGAGaaattctttctttgctttcctaCAAATACTTTTTTGCCACCATTTTTTCTGCTAAATCCCCAGTTTCATACtaagaaagtaaaggaaagaaCACTTTATTACCTGAGCTAAGAGTAGTCATTATCCCCATGCTGACCATTTCTAAAGCCATCAAGGCCAGTAGGCCAGTATTTCTTCACCTAACTCTCAAAGCCAGAGAAAGCCACATAGTGGGTGAATTTATTGCTCCATTTAGAAAATGGACCTTGTATGTCCCTTCTGTTACTGTGAGCCTCTCTGCTACTATCCAGAGGAAAAATAACTATCTCCTCTCCCTCCACAAGCCTATTTAGACTCAGAACAAAGAACATGCATCacggttctttttcttttagtagaTTAGAGAGACCTCCTAGTATAATAAATACTGGCCTGTAAAAGATTGTTTGCATCCTAAATCACTTAATTTACTATCAAAGAAGAGCTTGATCATTggcacattatttttaaaaaatcagtcctCTGTACATGAGACTTATTTCCCTGGAAATCAGTGTTGATTTAAGAACTATGTTTGATTAAAAGTcaaaccaaaatggatgaatccAAACCTAGATATAGTTTCCTAGCCAATTCAAAATTCAGTTTATAGCAAGCCAGCTGATCTGAACACTTCATCAGTTTCCCATTAAATTATACATTACCATATTTTAGTACCTCCACTAAAGCTGTTGTATATATGAGATGGACAAAGTGCAAATTCTTCTCAGAGCCATCAGTCATGTGAGCAATCCTCAGATCAAAATACCGGATGCCGGCATCCAGCTGCTCAGTTATATTCAGTGTCTACAAGGTAGAGATCACCATAAACATCTTGGTTCACTGCAAGGAACACCCAGTTCCTCATATGATCAATTGCATCATCAGTAGTCTGTGAAACAGACAAAACAATTTTTGGTGCCTTCACAAGCACCTTTTGAGCATTAAGGTACACAGTATTATAAGAATAAAACATGGTGGTAATAAAACTTGAGCTGTGAGATAAATTACCATCTTAATAATTCTCAGAGAAGGCTCAAGGatgggaagagaaataataatgatacaaaagaaaaaaacttaaggaaacattaagaaaatacacagaaaagaggggaaagaagttCATAAGGAGACATGAACActgtaattattaatattatgaacAATTTAATAGATTTCAAATAAGTCACATTGTAGAGTTTCAAGGTTTCAAACACATAAAATcctatttccattctttttatgtTGAAATGTTTGTTGGTGTTCAGTAAgatcataatttgaaaaaaaatttaagcactttaagcaaacaaaaatatCACCTAAGCCTGTGGAATTTCCTCATCATTTGCTTACCAAAAGATGCTCCAATATCCCATGGAGTAGCATATCTAAGAGATCTGTGGTGAGCCTCAGGCCCAGcaggaattagaaaaaaacatttgggtTGGAGATAATGTCTTAACCAGATAttattaaataaggaaaaatctGAACTGAAAAAAGATCCTCCAGCCACAtatgaatggaaaagaaagacctAATTGAGAGATAGAAAGCCCAGACATATAACTTACACAGAGGATAAAGATCACATTTTTGTATAACAGCTGTGATATGAGGAACCCCTGATTTACTATAGTGGAGGACACATCCCAGAATTGGACATGACTCTTGGTTCCTTTCTGAGGAATATCACCCtgatacatttaaaattaaagatCAGTCTCTTATCATATGAGTTTCTGACATGACCATTTacctgaaactgctctctccagtTATCAGTGATACTTTAATTGCCTAATGTAATGGGATTTTCTCAATCTTTATCTTTCTTGACATCTTTGAAGCCTTTTACACttcctagattcttttctttccagAATTCCAATACTGTTTTCTGCTAGTTCTCTTACCTTTGTGACTAGTTCTGTCTCCTTTGCtaaagtttcatctttgttacATCCCAATTAATTGGAAGTATCCCTAAGGGGTTTGTCCTGGgtcttctctctatatatcatctcatttgatgatttcatcagtttCTATGGTTCTAAATTATCAACACTTTACAGATGATTTTGAGATTTATACATCTAGCCTTAATCTCTCTCCCAAGCTACAATCCTGCATCATCAAATGTCTTTTGGGcatttcaaactagatgtcccataggcatctcaaaacAGAACTCAGCTGCATAATATCCCCTCTCCAAACCCTcctctcttccaaactttcttACTAATATCAAGCAGATTACTATATTTTCAGTCACTCAGGTTAACCATCTCTATTCCTCATTCCCATTCACCTCATATGACCAATCTGTTGCCAGATCTTGTTTCTATCCTCACAATTCATATATGGCCCCTTTGCTCCACTTGCAGAGTCACCAATTTAATTCAGAGGCTTTCATTACCTCTTACTAAAATATTGCAATATAGCCTAATTGTTGTCCCTGAATCATCTCTCCTCCACTCaaaccaccaaagtgatttttataaaatgtagGACTGACCCTGTCACttttctactcaataaactccagtatcTCTCTATGACCTCCAGGGTCAACTATAAACatcttgtttggcattcaaaactcttcacaacctggacctttcttccttttttatctcattaCTATGTGGTAAAAGGGGGCATTTTGCTTGTCTGCTGAGTGAATTGCTTACCAACTTAGCAGCCAACCAAAACCATAAAGTAATCAGACAAAAAAGTTACACAGTCTAAAATGGATAGCAGAGTCTAATTTTAGGCTTGTTTGGAAACAGATTTACCTAAGAAAAAGGactcaaagaaggaagaaggatttcctagaatcaaagagaaaaagtgaCCCAGATGTCTAATATCAGATACAGGTAGAGGGACACACAAAACATGAAAGTAACCAGTTggatggcaaagtagatagagcactggaactagaatcagaaaggcctgagttcaagtttgaactccaacactagctgtatgaccctgggcaaatcacttaatctgtctgccccaatttcttcatttataaatgacatcatctatctttctaggatcattgtgatgataaaatgagattataattgtgAAGTGGTTTGTAAACCCTAAAAGGCCatataaataataacattattattataatgattgATAGTataaggaggggaggggggaagagccAAAAGGAATCTACCCCACCGAAAGAACTAGGTTAATGGAAGGAAGAGGGTAAAAGGAACACTGAATAAGGAAAGAACCAAGGTAGGAGAGCACCTGCTAATACAACCCCCAGATCTGCCTCAGCTTCACTCCTTTTCTCTGATCTTCTTCATAGGGGTCAAAACATCTCCACCATATACCCTTCTTGGACAATTAAATTCCTATGTGATCCCAAAAGATGGCAGCCATGTTTGTAATCTCGATAATCATAAATGCCCAAGCCAACACACCACAAGAGCACAAAAACATTAAAAGCCTTATTACCTGTGTTGTTGACCATTTT from Sminthopsis crassicaudata isolate SCR6 chromosome 3, ASM4859323v1, whole genome shotgun sequence includes these protein-coding regions:
- the PLCXD1 gene encoding PI-PLC X domain-containing protein 1 isoform X1, with amino-acid sequence MSATNAQWMSELPPKLWDIPLHHLSIPGSHDTMTYCLNKKSPISQNQSKLLQVLNKVFPCIIHPVILKWSTTQTLNITEQLDAGIRYFDLRIAHMTDGSEKNLHFVHLIYTTALVEDTLTDISEWLQNHPKEVVILACRNFEGMTDELHQYLVTCIKNIFGKTLCPRGELLTLKQLWRHGYRVIVSYENETAVHSHKELWPGIPYWWGNKVKTDDLICFLESMKESGRPDELFVAGINLTENFQYIMAHPSGSLKKMTLPNLPYLDAWVQKQCPGPGTKCTNIIAGDFIGSDSFVSDVIALNQKLLIE
- the PLCXD1 gene encoding PI-PLC X domain-containing protein 1 isoform X2 codes for the protein MSATNAQWMSELPPKLWDIPLHHLSIPGSHDTMTYCLNKKSPISQNQSKLLQVLNKVFPCIIHPVILKWSTTQTLNITEQLDAGIRYFDLRIAHMTDGSEKNLHFVHLIYTTALVEDTLTDISEWLQNHPKEVVILACRNFEGMTDELHQYLVTCIKNIFGKTLCPRGELLTLKQLWRHGYRVIVSYENETAVHSHKELWPGIPYWWGNKVKTDDLICFLESMKESGRPGINLTENFQYIMAHPSGSLKKMTLPNLPYLDAWVQKQCPGPGTKCTNIIAGDFIGSDSFVSDVIALNQKLLIE
- the PLCXD1 gene encoding PI-PLC X domain-containing protein 1 isoform X4, translating into MHNGCLSCLPNSGTSHFTIYLFQTLNITEQLDAGIRYFDLRIAHMTDGSEKNLHFVHLIYTTALVEDTLTDISEWLQNHPKEVVILACRNFEGMTDELHQYLVTCIKNIFGKTLCPRGELLTLKQLWRHGYRVIVSYENETAVHSHKELWPGIPYWWGNKVKTDDLICFLESMKESGRPDELFVAGINLTENFQYIMAHPSGSLKKMTLPNLPYLDAWVQKQCPGPGTKCTNIIAGDFIGSDSFVSDVIALNQKLLIE
- the PLCXD1 gene encoding PI-PLC X domain-containing protein 1 isoform X3; translated protein: MTYCLNKKSPISQNQSKLLQVLNKVFPCIIHPVILKWSTTQTLNITEQLDAGIRYFDLRIAHMTDGSEKNLHFVHLIYTTALVEDTLTDISEWLQNHPKEVVILACRNFEGMTDELHQYLVTCIKNIFGKTLCPRGELLTLKQLWRHGYRVIVSYENETAVHSHKELWPGIPYWWGNKVKTDDLICFLESMKESGRPDELFVAGINLTENFQYIMAHPSGSLKKMTLPNLPYLDAWVQKQCPGPGTKCTNIIAGDFIGSDSFVSDVIALNQKLLIE